A stretch of the Chitiniphilus purpureus genome encodes the following:
- a CDS encoding host attachment protein — translation MTKTWILAADASRARIFELDGRARLREIEEFEHPQGRAQNRELNTDAEGRYFGGGQMQGHSAQPRLDAAQHEAERFSRSLGGYLEHARVQHRFDRLCLFAPPKFLGLMRSQLSKDALRLVEEEVPKDIAQLAPREIEDYLRRHGTLH, via the coding sequence ATGACCAAGACCTGGATCCTGGCGGCCGATGCGAGCCGTGCGCGTATTTTCGAATTGGATGGACGCGCACGTCTGCGTGAAATCGAGGAATTCGAGCATCCGCAGGGGCGCGCACAGAATCGCGAGCTCAACACCGATGCCGAGGGGCGCTACTTCGGTGGCGGGCAGATGCAGGGGCACTCCGCCCAGCCGCGGCTGGATGCGGCACAACATGAGGCCGAGCGATTCTCACGCAGTCTGGGGGGCTATCTGGAGCACGCGCGGGTCCAGCACCGTTTTGACCGGCTCTGCCTGTTCGCGCCGCCCAAATTCCTGGGGCTGATGCGCAGCCAGCTGAGCAAGGACGCGCTGCGCCTGGTCGAGGAAGAGGTGCCCAAGGATATCGCGCAGCTCGCGCCGCGTGAAATCGAGGACTACCTGAGGCGCCACGGCACCCTGCATTGA